The genomic window agggggggggggggggtttgaacccctaaaacccccccctggctacgcccctgcattagactaaacccaagactgtgttcgCTTCATTGCAATAAATCATAATGTATTGCAATAAGTGAAATCTGCATTTCATGGATTatataaatacgtttagtgagaaaaaaaactttttactttTCTTGACGACATCCAGTAGAACATTATCAATAAACTTAATGATAAAGTAGtaacgtacggacctttaaatttgaaacttgtggctggactgtgtatatgtTAAACCGTAGCTGGTCGGGGACTTAGAAAAGAAGAGCTCTTTCAAGACTAAAAATATCTCATGCTAACGTTTTGCGATACCATTGCCTTCCCCATCTGTTCATTACACGTGACACATGTTATTCAACTTCATTGCGACAGACTTTATTATatcttttcaattatttttttaaaattattattccatGTGATCGTCATTTTGTATGTCTGGACTTAGTAGCTAAAAGTTTACATTGTATTATTTAGAATGTTATTATTCatataatgtaatattataaaaaaactatattatttgtttacagacATATGGACATTCCTGAAGAAGAAGTGTCAGGAGCAATGTCAGTCCCACCACTGACCAAGAGCGAGCTGGCGGACCTGCTGGGGCCAGACTTCACCGTGGAGAGCCTTAAGTCTGAACGCCTGACTCAAGCGGGAGACAACTACTTCAGCAACATGCAGGCCGTGGAGGTCAAGCTGCTGCCCCATCGCAGGAAGTTGCATCTGGTGGCCAAGCTACCGCCAGTGTCTTCGTTTGTTATAGGAATTTCGCATTTCGGGGACACTCTGAGGAAAGAGAAAATAATGTATCTTGAAGTGGCGAAGGTTTTCCAAGATATACAGATTGAGAGCAATGTTCCTGTCAGAGAACTTGTAGATTTATTCCCGAAATGTTACGGGGCACATGTGTCTTATGTGGATAACATGCCTGTGGCAGAGAAGTCAGCTCTTATTTTGGAAGACTTACGGCCACTAGGATATCGTTGTGCAGACCGCATCAAAGGTCTAGACTTAGCTCACACATACCTGGTTGTGTCTAGGCTGGCTCGACTTCACGCCACTGCGATAGCTGTGAAAATAAAGAAACctttagttttcaaaaatgttattttacacgCATGTGAAAATTTCATGACAGAAGGACCGCCCCATGATGAAAAAAAGAAGGATAAAATGGAAGATAAACTTTTTGAACAGTTAGCAAGCATAGAAGAGATAAAGCCGTATCTAGATTGTCTGAAAAAATCAAATGCTTTGAAACCATATTTCTTCCCATTACCAATAGAACCATTCGCATCTATTAAGCATAGCGATTTCTGTACAAACAACATATTGTTCAAGTACACTACAGACAGTTATGAAAGCCTTCCAACTGATGTCAAATTTATAGATTTTCAAATGACCCAGTACGATTCGCCAGTAAGGGACTTGATTTTCTTGCTTTACAGTAGTACAGATAATGGGTTAGTTCCAGATAACTATGATCATTTTATTCAGCTCTATCATGAACATTTTATAGATGCACTAATGAAGCTTGGATGTGACATCAAACCATTTTCTTATGATGTACTCTAAAATGAAATTCATAGAGTTGCACCAAAGGAGCTACAACATTGTATTTTCATGACAAACGTTATCACAAAAGACAGGTTGCTTGCTACAGATGTTGATGAAATCAACAGTTTTGAAGACATGGATAAAATGATCGACGTAAATAACTCTCCAGCTTATAAGAAAAGAATAACTCAGCTGATAACAGATTTTGCAAAGAAAGGTTGGATTTAATCACAGTTTAATGTAATATAATTTCCAACCTATCTCGAATAATTAAGTAAGAAAATGTTTGGTATACTCACCTATTTCATGCCCATCATACTCTAAGTAAAATGTCTGTTttgagtttttatttatttaggtaaAGTTATGaccaatattcaaatttttgtaaaACAACTTGATGGCATATACTATTACAAAACATAATGAACGTAGGGAAATTAGTCCTGATTATCCATTGTTATTATTCCAACAAAAAAAGAGGtctaaaaatacatgtttttgcTATTTTTGTCTTGGTATTTTTAACTTTCTTGCAGAGAAACGTTTTGTTCTCTGCAAcatatttttagaattgtattttaataacccatattttaatttcatttcaatttgTAAAATTATCTGTAACATGTAAGTGTAAATTTACTGATATATAAGTGTAGgcttaaatataataacaattGGTCTTGttcatttttacttttttgtttatgaACTCATTTGTAAATGGGACATAATTTTATCACCCAATCATTTAAATTGaggtaaaatttgtaattttgtaaaatatgttaaaaacattaatactaattttaatCAGTTTCAAAGTTTAATCTTGTAGTATTGCCAGCTGGCAAACATATTCACAGCTTTCATCACATAAATAACACAGGTTTTACTGTCAAAGAAACCAATATTTtagattttataattattttaaaaggatatTGAGCCACTTAAAATCGAGAGGAGATTTACATACGAGTACGTATCATCATTGGCTTTGGAAATGTACAATGCAAAGAAACATGTAAGGATGTTCGTTTTCTATCAATAAATTCTTTAATATATTATGGTATGACAATCAAGAGTAACACTTTTTGAATGAAGCAGCTACGATAACAAATGGTTGTGATTAGAAAATACCTTGAGAAAATCCTTCTGATCCCACAAACTTGCACCACATTACCTATTCACAAAAATTTGCTTTTGATCTTGTCAACAATCAAACAGTTTTTGCCTCGTTGAAAGCGAGAGATTTGACAATATTGGCAATAGcatgtagtataattattatgaaaactATAATTAATTTCAATTCTAGTCTGGTAAATAATAAAGCAGGGAACTTTAGATACACCTGcagaatgtaattaataattagaaGTTATACATACTTGACTAAATGAAACACTAACTTTAATACTGCATGCAAATAAATAAGCAATACAACAAAactaaagaaataatattataaataggttctttaaacattaaattgaatcgaattatatttttaataagtatccaatcatcaaaattaatataaacacaagattaaaaattagttaaattaatttattaaaataatcgaaatgaaattaagtaaattatgaaaatcaataattgtGCGGAATGTTTaaactaatatattattttactaattcatgaaattataatgtcaaaatttattaattatattgcaaataaattttataatcaaaaaCATTACCTCACAAACACTACCAATAAAATGATCAGGAGACTACTAAGAGTATTTTATAATAGTTCCTTCGAAAACAGGTCCCAGGTTGAGGTGTGAGGTGgtgtcaatgaccgaccgacctctttTGTCACtttggccatcttggatcaccttgactttgaccttgatctctGCGGTCATTTTcgattccaccatcttgaattctagaacattccgccatttttgcCGTAATTATGAGTTCTAGAacattctgcaattttttttttacacaaacttGGAACTGAATGCTTCTATCTctaacattgcacttttcgtatCGGTCGTCATATGGAATTCCACCAATTTAAAATCTAATGTTTCACTCCCCGAtcattgcacttttcattaccgTCACCAACTTGAATTTTAACGTGAAGTTCGCCATCTTCGATCTGACATAACAGTCACTTTTTTTCTATTATGGTGAAAGCCACCATTTTGTTGTCATCTGATGGAGGCTGCCTACTTGGATGATGTAACGATACCATATGATTttttctgctggaggtcaccatcttggattctaccaTTCTGGTTTCTGCGGTTTGTTCATAGAGAACGCCAGAATTGCTTTATCACAAGCATATAAGATCGATGTTCCATTATCCACCAACATTTTTGTGGACGTTATAGAtatattaaatgtattattttataataaatactttgGAACCAAGGTAATTCAAATTTTGACAGCTGGGTTTGAAAAATTATGCCTTAAACATCATGGTAATCGAAAAATTTACTAtcccgagaattaaataaggtatttaaaaaaattacatatatatttgtaCTTGTACTTGTACTTATTTGTACATGTTGTAACCAAAGTGCCTTTTTCCAAACTTTTGACTTTACACACAGCTTTGCAACCTTTCTCAGCAATTACTCTTCCACTATTTTGAACAGTCATTGTTTTGGTTTCATCTAAATTGAAAATTCGTGAAGGGTTTCCAAGCTGTGGTTCTTTCAAAAATAATGCCTggtaattgtttaaaaaaatgcctCTACATTATGACGATTGAAAGCAGTAAGTAGCGCGAGCAAGACTACAGCCTTCTGGAGACCGAAGTGAAAGATCTTTGTGTCTTTTAAAAAATCCTGCTAACCAATCTTCACCTACCATTTGTTTTGCATGCCATGACTCAGGACATTTTACACCATTAACAACAGCAGTTTCATATGCCAGTTTGCGACAGTCTTTTGTTGTCAGTCCATAGAACATTTTGCAgcactttttttaatattcaacaattaAAAGTTCTTCGTCATCACTAAAAACTTTTCGATGTAGTTTGGTTTAAGTTAAAATTCTACTGGAGTTTGTGAGTTCATTAACTTACTCTTGCGTCTTAGAGTCTCTCTTTTGACACCACACTCGTCAGCTGCACTTCGAATGCTCCTTCCTTCTGCTACCAAATTAAGTGCTTTTTGAAGATCAGCTTCGCTGAATAAGCCCTTTGTAGTCTTACGTTTGTATGTTCGAACAAtgatctaaaacaaaaaaaattaattaggccTAACTGTTTTGTATTTGATCCTTTCTAGTATAGCTAACCTAAACATTTAGTGGCGACCCATGGTGCCCCAAGGTTTCCTGACCCATCGTGCCCCAAAGtgcttgtaacaaataaaattgttgaaacataaccaaaaataaatgaaatgaaattacctgCAATTTATGTAGATGCGATAAGATACATATACATTTGTGCTGCTCAGTCAGTATTTGTATCTTATAATGCAAACcgattaataaaacaataataactgGTTAGCAAAATAGTTTATCATCATGTAgataataaacacaaaacacacactgaGAAAACAGAGACTGATCACAGATATATAGATACAATATGTGGGCCActaaatggaaatattttatgcAAGTTTCGCCAACCTAAACATTCTGGATTGCTCTAAACAATTGCTGACCCATGGTACCCCATGACTCATGGTGCCTCGGTCTCCCTACACAATTGCAAATTGCCTCACTACCTACAAGGGAAGAGTACATAATGTAAAACGTGCATGGatgtgagtgatctggactatattCATGCTAAAAATGCTTGAGATGTCTttcattgtgccacattgaaagtgAACATGCTTATTTATCTAAAGGTGGATAATAATTCTGGCCGATGTATTGGAGTAATTACATTATATTTGTTTGCAATTTTATTCACTTGATCCTGCTTGTTATATTACTGCTCCCTCGATCACGTGGGTGGCTTTTCTCTATAAAACCAGTGCACATATCGAGCTCATTACAGAAGTGGACATGTACCTCTTCATAGAGTATTCCAATTGTGAAGGTATAACTAACGTAAGTCATCGCCACACAAAagctaataatatttaattgtcCATTCATGATTCTACCCTTTCATCTTCTTACAACTGCTATTTCGATGTAAAAgctttgtatgctcacacaatgttggacaAGATTTCTGTGGGTAGTATCCAGTGTGTTCCCAAGGATGAATATGCGATTCAGGATTTCAGTGCCATTGACAAGGATGGTGATTTATCATATTTAATGGAAGTGGATTTGACATTTGCCAATTATTGTCACAATCGCCTATCAGATTTGCCTCTGGCCCTTGTGAATTGTGTACCACCAAACGGCCGTATGAGTTAATTACTGTTAATACTCGTTCTGCGGAGTAACTATGTTGTTCATGCCAAAACACTGTAGCACTATTTCCAGTATGGGGTGGTCATCAGCTATGTTCACTGGGAGTTGCGGGTTGAACAATCGACCTGGTTTAAAGTTAAATAATCTTAAATGCTGAAAGTGACATCCAGGCTGTGAACCCATTCTAGAagtcatttttttaattactttccaACAGCAGGtatggtaaaatttttaaaaatacaaccaATGACATGGTATGACTCTATTTATGGGGCAGCTGAGCTGATTAGTCGTCCTGCGTTCAAGACTCAGCAAAACgtcgataaaaaattatttctcatagAGTTTCAGAATGGATCGAAAACCTTTGATAAGCATTTTTCATGGGTgtggccattttggatttgtCCAAAttgcttttatactttttttcattataattatatggaaactaaattccctccacagtctcttcATCTCTTGTACTCGGATACGTATTCTCTGGTTTACTATGTTGTGTGTGACGAAAGTTACCATTCAATTCACCCCAATATAGATTCACGATTCAATACTTTAATCTATGTGCCAGGTAATGATCAACACttccccttagtcaacaagggTGTAACAGGAGTGGTGAAGGATGAAGTCGCTGTAAAGATTATCACAGAGTATGTGGGCCTTCACCCGAAACTTTTTGCATTTAAGATGGAGGATCACTCTTCTATGCATTAATATAAGGGTGTCAGGCCAATGTACTTCCATCCTTCTTGTTTCGTCAATACCTGGATTGTTTGCTTTAAAATTACCGGGTTCTCACGATTCAATACCATTTCCACTCGCGAGGTCACACAATGTTTTCACAGAGTGTgtgaacaaggtagcactgtcttcagCAGATGAAAAGTGTTGggtttctgaagacggtgtcaacATTTTACCTTGGGGACACAAAGACCTACACTCTTCCACGAACTATACCTCGCATCATCCACCGTAGTCTCAAACCTGTCCTTTAATAAATTCGGCGATTGTAGCTTCATGCATGCTGCTTCCCACAACTGAATCCTGAGGGTTGGTTGCACGAAAAAAAATACCGCTCTCTGGTCCTCCCATCCCTCAGTCGAATCCAACTTGCATCTCCGCATGTGGTGAATAAAATCTTATTGGTATGTTACACACGTCTTTTGTTTTCACTCTATCTTATTACAGCAGGTggattattttaattgtagcttttttatttagtttaacaTGCTAgcctgttttaatgtaaatgataGATTGTTTTTTAAATTCTAGCCTAAATAAGCATAAATGATAGCTTGTTTTTATAATGGTAGACTGTTTTAACATAACTGATAGctttttataatgttattaaatgcTATCCTGGCTTGTGTTGTAGTGATTGCATTGTTTGGAGTTTATGATGTTCTACAGGTCACTCCCAAAATGGATCAGCTCCCGGCCGATATCTTGGAAGTGTTCTTCGTAAAGGAAGTATAGGAGTGCTTACCTCCTGACATGGTGGCGGCCTTCTTCAATGAAGATGAGCCGGAGGTATCGCTGCATGTCCTCTCCTCCACAAATGCCGTGGTCCTGCCCGAATGGGCCGTGGTTGGTTCGGGGCCCTCTGGGAAGTGTCCTGGGGGCGTTCCCTCACCCTAACGAGTTCCGGGGCTACCACCTTCTTTCCCTCACCGTGTTGATGCCttcgaaaaaatatattaaatcttGCGTACATATTAACACTAGGCTTACCAAGCAgtcattttgaactttttcctttCTTGTTTTGTGTAGTTCCTACAATTCCAACTATCATCTGAGGACGAAATTTCATGACTTTTAcctatttttctgtacttttacatgatGTACACACATTTGCTTTCAAGGCTTtacttttatgttatttttgtatgGTACTGCTAGTCTTACCGAACCGAACAGTCACTTTAACTTTACTACAGAAATGAAAATCAAAGTTGGCATAAAAACTCGTTATTAAATTTTGACAGAGTTTATTTTTCCATTATGATCacctgttatttttaaataaatttatgtcaCTGGTATACGTTGTAAAAAATTATCATTAGTATAAAAATTGCTTTGGTTTCAAGAAACTGCAGAAACTGCCGATATAATTGTTCTCGTCGGTACCCAACTTTTCAGTGGATGGCGCCTTTTCATAAACGAATCAATGTtgcatcaaataaaaatatgcacAGAGCAGGAAGCACGTTCTGTGCTAAAAGATAATAACTGGACCGTATCATTTGAGGAAATGTAAGCATTCATAGCAATACTTTATGCACGTGGAGCTTATGGTGCAAACACAATCCATGTTCTTCAGCTGTGGTCTCGCGAATGGGGTCCACTTTTTTTAACTAAGACAATGAGTAGGAACAGTTTCACAGAGATTATGAGATTCCTGCGCTTTGATGAGAGAGCCACACGCTCTcgtcgaaaacaagatgataaATTTTGCCTCATATCCGAGATTTGGAGAATGTTTGTGAACAATTGCATTATCTGTTACAAACCATCAGATAATATAACAATTGATTAGCAACTTTCTCCATCAAAGTGTCGTCCATTTACACAGTATATGCCCAACAAACCACACAAGTTTGGAATGAAATACTGGCTGGCTGTAGATGCTAAAAATCGATACATTTTGAATGGCTTTCCCTACCTTGGGAAAGATGAAACAAGGCCTGCTGATAAATCTTTAGTTGAACATGTAGTGCTCCAACTGATGGAGCCATTCCTGGACAAGGGAAGAAATGTGACTACAGACAGTTATTTTACCTCTGTTAGTCTTGCTAAGGAatcgaaaaaaagaaaaacaagccTTGTTGGAACACTGAATAGGCCCAGACGGGAGGTACCACCCTCTGTGAAACATGCTCACAATCCTTTACATTCAACTTCTCTTTTCAAAAAATGATATGGTCCTTACTTCTTACCAAGGAAACGTGACAAAAAAATGTTCTAATTCTGAGTACTCTTCACACAGGGGTAGATATTGATCAGGAGATAGAGAAACGGTTACCAGAAACGATACAGTtttataatgaaacaaaatacgGTGTTGATATTGTTGACCAAATGGCACATAAATACACTACAAGAGCCATGAGTCGTAGGTGGCCAGTTCACGTTTTTTACAACATCCTTGACTTAGCATGGATGGATACAAGGATGTTACCGAAGATAAGATTTcaagaataaattttattctttcttTGGCAAAAGAGTTAGCTGGACCATATGTGGCAACACGTTCACATGTTCCAGTGGCATTGCCAAGTTCCTGGATGGATGTTCCACAAGAACCTAGTGACAACAAGCGTATTCAGTGCCAAATATGTTTGTGTAACAACAATAAAACCAGAGATAAATGTTCGAAGTGCAGGAAACCAGTTTGTGGAGTATGCACCAGCAGACAAAGAAGGATATGCAAAAAATATGACGAATGATTCAGGAAAACTatagtgactattatttattAGAATAGAATAAGAAAATCGCATCTAATATAGTGTATTTGGATAATTTTGCTG from Bacillus rossius redtenbacheri isolate Brsri chromosome 1, Brsri_v3, whole genome shotgun sequence includes these protein-coding regions:
- the LOC134527260 gene encoding uncharacterized protein LOC134527260, which produces MDIPEEEVSGAMSVPPLTKSELADLLGPDFTVESLKSERLTQAGDNYFSNMQAVEVKLLPHRRKLHLVAKLPPVSSFVIGISHFGDTLRKEKIMYLEVAKVFQDIQIESNVPVRELVDLFPKCYGAHVSYVDNMPVAEKSALILEDLRPLGYRCADRIKGLDLAHTYLVVSRLARLHATAIAVKIKKPLVFKNVILHACENFMTEGPPHDEKKKDKMEDKLFEQLASIEEIKPYLDCLKKSNALKPYFFPLPIEPFASIKHSDFCTNNILFKYTTDSYESLPTDVKFIDFQMTQYDSPVRDLIFLLYSSTDNGLVPDNYDHFIQLYHEHFIDALMKLGCDIKPFSYDVL